The following proteins are encoded in a genomic region of Anticarsia gemmatalis isolate Benzon Research Colony breed Stoneville strain chromosome 17, ilAntGemm2 primary, whole genome shotgun sequence:
- the LOC142979973 gene encoding uncharacterized protein LOC142979973 has protein sequence MYKSKCTHIRKRDTNNYNIDVEELIKSIEKEFDIDFRSLPRWEDLVKRLHVSKTDYKRKVQQANLQKTAIIDKLYTQSTRPSPFQLTEELARTAAIWRQAEADRRKPKVSLVSEPVVETISDVIDEEIGEELDTPHPNTEIPSTSEFVCVSEPSKIDAEIQCTSVQDKPISSLPVMIQTNTHKLLSALSLRTKQLSYHSVQEPLVHSEYTDLKQHEMFTSAVICNPSKIIIEQNILEKQFLLFSLTNSSGDYLHIRFKHVTDLEPFTLTKLLPVIPKRLYPGIPVVYKFIFKLQKKGAFQSGLLFNIGRDVYDNAPTSPFLVPIISTFGLHRSVAVSDIITIPPLYPWLIKNNPQSEYPTGTLKISVNDPYSYHLHIRKRELSLPGDSDVASMKAAPPSETSLADQSFGENKSALAQSHNILEAAPSKNDETLTNDFISLVLYDIVQLALEAFVLEYNYLFLKPFSERKIPIYFTKAEQVGNHQSYFDLELIDSKTEILMMTKSVRVFADILPHPIQITPLILDMSEPPLTHGYFEDQFVITNTHNLYPITVYINLTTKIKRLITVTPMKCLLATRSSVPFIVRFCSKAFLAPKSSDDLVHFTIKVSSIGYKKVFGSIPPIYYEIIVPCVSDFKKVYKKQYLSLLSADKHVPST, from the coding sequence ATGTATAAATCTAAGTGCACCCACATACGTAAAAGGGacactaataattataatatcgatGTAGAAGAGTTAATAAAGTCAATTGAAAAGGAATTTGATATCGATTTTCGATCTTTACCAAGATGGGAGGATCTCGTCAAACGATTGCATGTTTCCAAAACCGACTATAAACGAAAAGTTCAACAAGCAAATCTTCAAAAGACGGCAATTATAGACAAATTGTACACTCAGTCAACAAGACCATCACCCTTCCAACTTACTGAAGAATTAGCTAGAACAGCTGCAATATGGCGCCAAGCAGAAGCTGATAGAAGAAAACCTAAAGTTTCTTTGGTATCAGAACCTGTAGTCGAAACAATATCAGATGTAATTGATGAAGAAATTGGTGAAGAATTGGACACACCTCATCCTAACACTGAAATTCCTTCTACATCCGAGTTCGTGTGCGTTAGCGAACCGTCGAAAATCGACGCAGAAATACAGTGCACTAGTGTACAGGATAAACCTATATCCAGTTTACCAGTTATgattcaaacaaacacacacaaattATTATCTGCTCTCAGTTTGCGAACGAAACAACTTAGTTATCACTCCGTTCAGGAACCATTGGTGCACAGTGAATACACTGACCTCAAGCAACATGAAATGTTTACATCAGCAGTCATATGTAAtccttcaaaaataattattgaacaaaacatattagagaaacaatttttattattttcgctAACGAATAGTTCGGGGGACTATTTGCACATAAGATTTAAACACGTTACTGACCTTGAGCCATTTACTTTAACTAAACTTTTGCCTGTAATACCGAAGCGATTATACCCAGGAATACCGGTGgtatacaaatttatatttaagcttCAGAAAAAAGGAGCGTTTCAATCAGGCTTGTTATTCAATATAGGTCGTGACGTTTATGACAATGCACCTACATCACCGTTTCTTGTTCCAATCATTAGTACATTTGGATTGCATCGGTCTGTAGCAGTATCGGATATTATAACAATACCTCCTCTTTATCCGTGGCTGATAAAAAATAACCCTCAATCGGAGTATCCAACTGGTACCttaaaaatatctgtcaatGATCCATATTCGTACCACTTGCATATTCGTAAACGAGAATTGAGTTTACCAGGTGATTCTGATGTGGCCTCTATGAAAGCAGCTCCACCGAGTGAAACGAGTTTAGCAGACCAAAGTTTCGGTGAAAATAAGTCTGCCTTAGCTCAAAGTCACAATATTTTAGAAGCAGCGCCTTCAAAAAATGACGAAACTCTTACTAACGATTTTATATCTTTGGTGCTTTATGACATTGTACAGCTGGCTTTAGAAGCATTTGTATTGGAATACAATTACTTGTTTCTAAAACCGTTTTCAGAAAGGAAAATTCCAATCTACTTCACTAAAGCTGAACAAGTCGGTAACCATCAGAGTTACTTTGATTTAGAACTGATTGATTCAAAAACTGAGATACTTATGATGACAAAAAGTGTTAGAGTTTTTGCGGATATTTTACCTCATCCAATACAAATAACGCCCCTAATTTTGGACATGTCTGAGCCACCACTCACCCACGGTTATTTTGAAGATCAGTTTGTTATCACCAATACTCATAACCTGTATCCTATCACCGTTTACATAAATCTTACTACGAAAATAAAGAGACTGATAACTGTGACTCCGATGAAATGTTTATTGGCCACAAGATCAAGCGTACCATTTATTGTAAGGTTTTGTTCTAAAGCTTTTTTAGCTCCTAAATCATCTGATGATCTAGTACATTTCACGATTAAAGTATCTTCGATTGGTTATAAGAAAGTGTTTGGTTCTATACCTCCAATATATTATGAAATCATCGTACCTTGTGTCTCTGATTTCaagaaagtttataaaaaacaatatttaagttTACTTAGCGCCGATAAGCATGTCCCTAGCACTTAG
- the LOC142979739 gene encoding uncharacterized protein LOC142979739, which yields MDARVPRVILSIALAAMLPMASLNRQEGVSKENVPHSRQKRLLWITNDGRLALPPGTTMTITPSLSLPFVRHPPVGFLSNMTMAFPFSIDFDKLGLTDNENPFGDFPPILSRSMGRAAVSVMADYIGQYLNRRRGKRSTITVTPEQEKAALDKLYGGERAILYGLAEDMLANFGLSGKECLLRAICEIQAHPLTNFGFIGEVMKLFFTPSKSPYAGLMDEYVQAQKAGEAGGECWPYYRLCPKSIFQSSNKYSKDAEDLHRRQEHENIEDNKIEEVQAM from the exons ATGGATGCAAGAGTTCCCCGTGTTATACTAAGCATAGCATTAGCTGCTATGCTGCCAATGGCTTCGCTTAATAGACAAGAAGGAGTTTCAAAGGAGAATGTGCCACATTCACGGCAGAAACGATTGCTGTGGATCACTAATGATGGGCGGCTCGCGTTACCGCCCGGCACTACCATGACTATCACACCATCACTCTCTTTGCCATTTGTTAGACATCCACCTGTaggatttttatcaaatatgaCTATGGCTTTTCCTTTCAGCA TTGACTTCGATAAACTTGGTCTGACGGACAATGAAAATCCTTTTGGAGATTTTCCGCCAATTTTATCGCGGTCCATGGGAAGAGCTGCTGTTTCTGTGATGGCGGATTATATAggacaatatttaaatagaagaCGAGGAAAACGATCTACGATCACAGTCACTCCTGAGCAAGAGAAGGCGGCGCTGGATAAATTATATGGAGGAGAAAG AGCCATTTTATACGGATTGGCCGAAGATATGTTAGCGAACTTCGGGCTATCAGGAAAGGAGTGTCTTTTACGAGCTATCTGTGAGATACAAGCACATCCATTAACAAACTTCGGGTTTATTGGAGAAGTGATGAAACTGTTCTTTAC GCCAAGCAAGTCACCATATGCAGGGCTAATGGACGAGTACGTGCAAGCGCAGAAGGCAGGCGAAGCCGGGGGCGAGTGCTGGCCTTACTATCGACTTTGCCCCAAGAGTATCTTCCAATCTTCGAACAAGTATTC GAAAGACGCAGAAGACCTACACAGGCGACAAGAACATGAGAACATCGAAGATAACAAAATAGAAGAAGTACAGGCGATGTAG
- the LOC142979934 gene encoding uncharacterized protein LOC142979934: MIKAQYVMFALVLMLSAMLETASITKRSYSDQSVRGYITERTCWWNEVCKEEFQTLFRCKCPSWSYCRSPGRYYNAVCSMTETGYIWDQPNSEWRGQ, translated from the exons ATGATTAAG GCGCAATATGTAATGTTTGCGTTAGTACTTATGTTGAGTGCAATGCTTGAAACCGCTTCGATAACGAAGCGAAGCTACTCGGATCAGTCCGTCAGGGGATACATCACAGAG AGAACATGTTGGTGGAACGAAGTTTGCAAGGAAGAATTCCAAACACTGTTTCGGTGTAAATGTCCATCATGGTCGTATTGCCGGAGCCCTGGACGATATTACAACGCGGTGTGCTCCATGACGGAGACCGGCTACATTTGGGACCAGCCCAATTCGGAATGGCGCGGCCAGTAG
- the LOC142979932 gene encoding peptidyl-alpha-hydroxyglycine alpha-amidating lyase 2-like, with protein MLPCLLFLFAFPAIHCEPETVRDNFDYFNYGGNEDILKNLDLHLPKDEIVLRPQEVKDWPQQSLNVGQITAVSINSLGQPVIFHRAERVWDESTFNESNVYQNLDKGPIIEDTILVLDPHTGSVLHSWGAYAFYMPHGLTVDHHDNVWVTDVAKHQVFKYTPNNHKYPSLTIGEPFTAGYPYRRRVLLCMPTSVAVATTGEIFVADGYCNNQILKFNAAGKLLLAIPTYSDTLTLNLPHSVTLLEHLDIVCVADRENMRIVCPKAGLKSYVKMLEPATVIEDPTLGRVFAVASHGDTIYAVNGPTSQNIAVRGFTVNAVYGNILDTWEPSTGFTNPHSLAVTRNGSHLYVTEIGPNKIWKFELTDVYDKK; from the exons ATGCTGCCCTGCCTGTTGTTTCTCTTCGCTTTCCCCGCAATTCATTGCGAACCAGAAACAGTGAGGGATAATTTCGACTACTTCAATTATGGTGGCAACGAAGATATCCTGAAAAACTTGGATCTGCACCTG CCAAAAGATGAAATAGTATTGAGACCTCAGGAAGTGAAGGACTGGCCGCAGCAGTCGTTGAACGTGGGACAAATAACTGCGGTGTCTATTAACTCTCTTGGACAGCCTGTTATATTCCACAGAGCTGAACGAGTATGGGACGAGAG TACCTTCAACGAATCCAATGTGTATCAGAATTTGGACAAGGGTCCTATCATAGAAGACACGATCCTGGTGCTCGATCCTCACACAGGATCCGTGCTGCACAGTTGGGGAGCGTATGCTTTCTACATGCCACATGGATTAACCGTAGACCACCATGACAACGTCTGGGTCACTGATGTGGCTAAACATCAAGTTTTCAAG TATACCCCGAATAACCACAAATATCCAAGTCTAACTATAGGAGAGCCGTTCACAGCTGGCTATCCGTATAGAAGACGTGTTTTGCTGTGCATGCCAACATCAGTTGCAGTAGCGACCACGGGAGAAATATTCGTCGCCGACGGCTATTGTAACAACCAAATACTTAAATTCAACGCTGCAGGGAAACTATTACTGGCCATACCGACTTATTCCGACACCTTGACCTTGAACCTTCCGCATAGCGTGACTTTGCTAGAACATTTGGATATTGTATGCGTCGCTGATAGAGAAAACATGAGGATCGTGTGCCCTAAAGCTGGTCTTAAGAGCTATGTGAAGATGCTGGAGCCCGCGACTGTTATTGAAGATCCTACTCTAGGCAGGGTGTTCGCTGTGGCGTCTCATGGTGATACGATTTACGCTGTGAATGGACCTACGTCTCAGAATATTGCCGTCCGAGGTTTCACTGTCAACGCGGTATATGGAAACATTCTGGACACTTGGGAACCAAGCACC GGCTTCACAAACCCTCACTCGCTGGCAGTAACCAGGAATGGATCCCACCTGTATGTGACAGAAATCGGACCGAACAAGATTTGGAAGTTCGAGCTGACAGACGTATATGACAAAAAGTAG
- the Use1 gene encoding vesicle transport protein Use1 has product MKIEKPQLSRIPEPKKSRLEMNVRQLLSKCEEIAKQESLDNNWRLKQYVESLSEMLTELKTGPDKPVKELLAEYTKRASFLKGVVQTATLNSPIEKLEAVQQLSHGAATMSADASAQEIHQKTVVKYGVELRSELFGLEDSDDTLRKRNIIKAANFTSNSSSQEDIDSLLKYHQNMQEKVAENMVMLTKSLKEQSQIASTIIKGDTEALKKSSDLTDKNLSSLKVESERLQEHSRSAWKCWLWIMLAVVMVIFINMVLFMKVMKKRKFEL; this is encoded by the exons ATGAAAATCG AAAAGCCGCAGCTGTCTCGGATTCCCGAGCCGAAGAAGTCTCGGCTGGAGATGAATGTGCGGCAGCTGTTAAGTAAATGTGAAGAAATAGCCAAGCAGGAGTCTCTGGACAATAACTGGAGGTTGAAGCAGTATGTGGAGTCCCTCAGCGAGATGCTTACAGAACTGAAGACGGGGCCTGA TAAACCTGTCAAAGAATTATTAGCCGAATACACAAAGAGAGCTTCATTCTTGAAAGGAGTGGTTCAGACAGCCACATTGAACAGTCCTAtagaaaaa TTGGAAGCAGTCCAGCAACTGTCTCATGGAGCAGCAACAATGTCAGCAGATGCATCAGCTCAGGAGATACATCAAAAGACTGTTGTCAAATATGGAGTGGAACTCAGATCTGAATTGTTTGGCCTAG AGGACAGTGATGACACCTTACGTAAACGGAACATTATCAAGGCAGCTAACTTCACGAGTAACAGCAGCAGTCAGGAAGACATAGACTCATTGCTCAAATACCATCAGAACATGCAAGAGAAGGTGGCTGAAAACATGGTGATGCTCACCAAGAGTCTCAAGGAACAGTCACAAATAGCCAGCACTATAATCAAGGGAGATACTGAG GCATTGAAGAAGTCATCAGATCTGACTGATAAGAACTTGTCATCACTCAAAGTGGAGTCTGAAAGGCTTCAGGAACACAGTCGGAGTGCCTGGAAGTGCTGGCTTTGGATCATGCTGGCGGTTGTCATGGTCATATTCATTA ATATGGTGCTCTTCATGAaggttatgaaaaaaagaaaGTTTGAATTGTAA